A region of Anolis sagrei isolate rAnoSag1 chromosome 2, rAnoSag1.mat, whole genome shotgun sequence DNA encodes the following proteins:
- the LOC132766586 gene encoding twist-related protein 2-like: MHCGLLGPGLQCLSQVGREVDLETMKEESLCPDSPEDSLETSEEESEKMPKKGLRKRSQLGKPSSLAPSALPECSTPSPQGKRSKRSPVPQTFEDMHTQRVIANVRERQRTQSLNDAFAELRKIIPTLPSDKLSKIQTLKLASRYIDFLYQVLQSDELDHKISSCNYLAHERLSYAFSVWRMEGAWSMSASH, translated from the coding sequence ATGCACTGTGGCCTGTTAGGTCCAGGTCTCCAGTGCCTGAGCCAAGTGGGAAGGGAAGTCGATTTGGAGACGATGAAAGAGGAGAGCTTGTGCCCCGACTCTCCTGAGGACAGCTTGGAGACCAGTGAGGAAGAAAGCGAGAAGATGCCAAAGAAGGGCCTCCGCAAGAGAAGCCAGCTGGGCAAGCCCTCCTCCTTGGCCCCATCTGCCCTTCCCGAGTGCAGCACCCCCTCTCCACAGGGCAAGCGCAGCAAGCGGAGCCCTGTTCCCCAGACCTTTGAGGACATGCACACACAGAGGGTGATTGCCAATGTGCGAGAACGCCAGCGCACCCAGTCCCTGAATGATGCCTTTGCTGAGCTGCGCAAGATCATCCCCACCCTGCCCTCGGACAAGCTCAGCAAGATCCAGACCCTCAAGCTGGCCTCCCGCTACATCGACTTCCTCTACCAGGTCCTGCAGAGCGATGAGCTGGACCACAAGATCTCCAGCTGCAACTACCTGGCTCACGAGCGGCTCAGTTATGCCTTCTCGGTCTGGAGGATGGAAGGGGCCTGGTCCATGTCAGCATCCCATTGA